GCATGGTGGTGTGCCACTTAGCATTCGACGACGTTGACGGCCAGGCCGCCCATCGCGGTTTCCTTGTACTTATGGGACATGTCCTTGCCCGTCTCCCGCATGGTCACGATCACCTCATCCAACGACACCCGATGCGTCCCATCCCCCCACAACGCCATCTTCGCCGCGTTGATGGCCTTCGCCGCCGCGATCGCGTTCCGCTCAATACACGGAATCTGCACCAACCCCCCGATCGGATCACACGTCAGCCCCAAATTATGCTCCATGGCGATCTCCGCCGCGTTCTCCACCTGACCCGGCGTACCGCCCATCACCTCCGCCAACCCGGCAGCAGCCATCGACGACGCCGACCCCACCTCACCCTGACACCCCACCTCAGCACCCGAAATGGACGCCTGCTCCTTATACAAAACCCCCACAGCACCAGCAGCGAGCAGGAACTTCACCACCACATCATCCCGGTCCCGCTGGGTAGCTTTGTCCATGCCCGGGGCATAGTTCAACGCGTAATACAACACCGCCGGAATAATGCCCGCCGCACCATTAGTCGGCGCCGTCACCACCCGGCCACCGGAAGCGTTCTCCTCATTGACCGCCAACGCGATCAAATTCACCCACTCCTGCCAATACTTCGGATCATTCCGGTCCTTGTCCTCCTTCAGGAGCCGCTCCAACCAATCAGGAGAACGACGACGAACCTTCAAACCCCCAGGCAACACACCCTCACGCTTCAACGACGTTTCAACACAGGCCTCCATCACGGCCCAAATATGCAGAAGACCCTCACGGATCTCCTCCTCAGACCTGCTGGCACGCTCATTGATGAACATGATGTCGCTAATGCCCAACCCCTTGGACGAACACCGGCCCATCAACTCCGCCGCCGTCCTAAACGGCAACGGCAACTCCTTCTTCGACTCCTCAAGATCCTCCAGAGCCGCGTCTTCCTCACCCTCCCGAACAATGAACCCACCACCCACCGAAAAGAACGTCGCCTCCCGCACCACGTTCCCCTCAGCATCACAGACCTGAAACTTCATCCCATTCGTATGCCGCGGCAACACCGTCAACGGATGAAGAACCATATCCTCCAGGGTGTAGTCGAGGAGGATCCCGCCGGCCAGATTGAGCTTGCCCGTGTCAGCAATGGATGCCAGCCGCTCCTCTACCTCAGCGGGCAGGATCTTTTCGGGGTCGAAGCCCTCAAGTCCAAGCAAGACAGCTGTGAACGTCCCGTGTCCCTTGCCCGTGGCGGCCAAGGAGCCGTAGAGATCAACCCGCAAGCCTGCAACGGATTCGAGCACCCCGGACTCACGGAGCTCCCGGGCAAACACCGCCCCGGCCCGCATCGGCCCCACAGTATGAGAACTCGACGGGCCAATACCCACAGTAAACAGATCAAAGACCCCAACGGCCATGGTCATTTCCTAACGACGTACAACGAATAGAACCCGCCCCGCCCCCAACAAACGGAGCGGACCCTCAAACCCCAAACACCAACCACGAGCCCGGATACCCACTCCGGCCCCGCCCTTCGGCCCTGCGCCTCGCCATTCCGGGGGTTCGCTGCCCAACATGCCGTTCGCACGGCATACTGCGCAGGGAACCCCCGAATCGGCCAGGAATAATTTCCCAAGCAAACGGACAAGCGCGCCCGGCCCCAACACTGGTGAGTGGAACGTCGGCCCCTGTGGACCTGGCAACCCGAGCGAACCCAACAGGCGAACCCGAGGGGCGAACCCGCCGGGCTACTGCGAGAGGTTAGCGACACCCGGGTACAGCGGGTGCGCCTTCGCAAGAACATCAACCCGGCGCCTCAACCCGGAAAGGTCGGCATCGGCGTCGGCGATCAACACTTCGGCGATGATGTCCGCGACCTCCCGGAAGGCTGCTTCGCCGAATCCGCGCGTAGCCAACGCCGGGGTGCCGATGCGGAGGCCGGAGGTGACCATGGGCGGGCGCGGGTCGAACGGGACGGCGTTGCGGTTGACGGTGATATCGATCGCGGCAAGCCGGTCTTCGGCTTGTTGGCCGTTGAGTTCGCAGTTGCGCAGGTCCACGAGAACCAGGTGCACATCTGTTCCGCCGGACACCACGGAGATGCCCTTGGCTGCCACATCTTCCTGGATTAGGCGCTCGGCGAGGATCCGGGATCCGGCAAGCACTCGTTCCTGACGCTCACGGAACTCCTCGGAGGCGGCGATCTTGAACGCTACGGCCTTGCCTGCGATCACGTGCTCCAGCGGTCCGCCTTGCTGGCCCGGAAAGACGGCCGAGTTGATCTTCTTGGCGATGTCGGCATCGTTGGAGAGGATGATTCCGCCACGCGGACCGGCGAGGGTCTTGTGCGTGGTGGAGGTGGTGACGTGCGCGTGCGGGACCGGGGACGGGTGTAGCCCGGCGGCCACCAGCCCGGCGAAGTGGGCCATATCCACCATCAGGTAGGCCCCCACAGAATCAGCGATCCGGCGGAATTCAGCGAAGTCCAGCTGCCGCGCATATGCGGACCAGCCGGCAACGATGAGCGCGGGCTTGTGCTCCTGGGCCAAAGCCTCAACCTCGGCCATGTCCACTGTGTGGGTGTTCTCGCGGACCCCGTACGGAACCACGTTGTAGAGCTTGCCGGAGAAGTTGATGCGCATACCGTGGGTCAGGTGGCCGCCGTGGGCGAGGTTCAGGCCCATGATGGTGTCGCCCGGCTTGATCAGCGCGTGCATCACCGAGGCGTTCGCCTGTGCACCGGAGTGCGGCTGCACGTTCGCGTACTCGGCGCCGAACAATGCCTTTAGACGGTCAATAGCCAGCTGCTCGATCACGTCGACGTGTTCGCAGCCACCGTAGTAGCGCTTGCCCGGGTAGCCTTCGGCGTACTTGTTGGTCAGCACCGAGCCCTGAGCCTGCATCACAGCGACGGCTGTGTGGTTCTCGGACGCGATCATTTCCAGGCCGTCGCGCTGGCGACCCAGTTCGTCGTCGATCTTCGCAGCGATCTCGGGGTCCAGCTCGGCGAGCTGTGCGTCCAACGACGCCGACACCACCTGCTGGTAGTCAGTTACAGATACCGGGTTCACAGTTCTCCACCGTTCGTTGCAGCGTATTCTTCGGCCGACATGAGCGGCCCTTCTTCCGTTGCGGCCACCTTGAACAGCCAGCCTGCACCGTAGGGATCGTTGTTGATGAGCGCCGGATCGCTGACAACGGCGTCGTTGATCTCGGTCACCTCCCCCGTCACGGGCGAGTACAGATCGGACACGGACTTGGTGGATTCCACCTCGCCGCAGGTCTCCCCCGCGGTCACAGTGGAACCAACCTCGGGCAGGTCCACATACACAATGTCGCCCAAGGCATCAGCGGCAACCGCGGAAATCCCGATCCCCACCGGCCCGTCCCCATCGACGGCAACCCACTCGTGCTCAGCCGAGTACTTCAATTCAGCAACTACCTTGCTCATTCCAATTCCTTCTCTCTCTTCGAGTTTTTGTACAGTTGATGCCCTCAAAAGGGCCTCATAGGGGCTTTATGTGTACAAAAACTCCTATTTTTGGCGCTTGTAGAACGGCAGCTGCACAACCTCGAAGGCTTCTGCCTTGCCGCGGAGGTCGACGTCCACCATCGTGCCGGGTTTTGAATGTTCGACGTCGACATACGCCAACGCGATCGGGTAGCCGAGCGTGGGGCTTGGCTGGCCGGAGGTGACTTCGCCGATCAGGGAACCGTCCTTGAGGACCGAGTAGTGGGCGCGGGCGGCGCGGCGTCCAGCGCCTTTGAGGCCCACGAGCTTCTGGCCGAGAGTGGATCCGACGCCGGCGGCCTTGATGGCTGTCAGTGCATCGCGGCCAATGAAGTCGCTTTCCTTGGCCAGGGAAACCACCGGGCCCAGCCCTGCGGCGTAGGCGTTGACGTGGCGGGAGAGCTCGTTGCCGTAGAGGGGCATTCCTGCTTCCAGGCGCAGGGAGTCGCGGGCTGCGAGTCCGGCGGGGATGAGACCGTGGCCTTCGCCGGCGTCGAGCAGGGCTTCCCAGAGGCCAGGCGCATCGACGTTGGGGAGGTAGATTTCGAAGCCATCCTCGCCGGTGTAGCCGGTGCGGGCCAGCAGCAGGTCCTGGGTGCCGCCGTCGAAAGTAATGCCCACCTCCGCGGCCGCGTAGTACTTCAGCTCGGTGACCAGAGCGTGCTGCTCTGTCGGGACCAGAGCAAGCAGGATCGCTTCGGCGTTCGGACCCTGCACGGCGATCAGCGATGTCTCGGCTGACGCGTCTTCCACCACGACGTCGAAACCGGCCGAACGATCCTTCAGCGCGGCAGCGACTACCTTCGCGTTCCCGGCGTTGGGCACCACCAGGTACCTGTCCACGTCTTCTTCGGGAGAGGGCCGGCGGTAGGTAATGAGGTCATCGATGATGCCACCGTCTGCGTTGCAGATCAGTGAGTACTTGGCTTTGCCCACCGCGATGGCGGACAGCTTGCCCACCAGCGCGTAGTCCAGGAAAGCAGCCGCGTCGGGGCCGGACACCCAGACTTCTCCCATGTGGGAGAGGTCGAACAGGCCTGCCGACTTGCGGACTGCGTGGTGCTCGGCGAGCTCGGATTCGTATTTGAGGGGCATCTGCCAGCCACCGAAGTCGGTGAAGGACGCGCCGGCCTTTTTGTGTTGCTCGTAGAGAGCGGTGTAATTCTCAGACATGTGGGGAGTCCTTAGTTTTCAAAATCTTCGAGGGGCGGGCAGGAGCACACGAGGTTGCGGTCACCGGCGGCGCCGTCGATGCGGCCAACAGGAGGGAAGTACTTGTCCTGCTTGAGGTGGTGGACCGGGAAGGCGGCCTGCTCACGCGGGTAGTCACGGTCCCAGTCGGAACTCACGACGGCGGCAGCCGTGTGCGGCGCGTTGCGCAGCGGCGACTTCTCAACAGTGAAATCACCACCGGCCACCTGTTCGATCTCGGCACGGATAGTGATCATGGCTTCGATGAAGCGGTCGATCTCGGCAAGGTCTTCCGACTCCGTGGGCTCCACCATGAGCGTCCCCGCAACCGGGAACGCGAGCGTGGGAGCGTGGAAGCCAAAGTCGATCAGTCGCTTGGCAACGTCCTCGGCCGTGACACCCGTGCGTGCGGTCAGCTCGCGGAGGTCCAGGATGCACTCGTGGGCTACCAGTCCGCCCTCGCCCGTGTACAAAACCGGGAAGTGCTCATCCAGGCGGGAGGCAACGTAATTGGCTGCGAGCAGCGCGGACTTGGTGGCTTCGGTGAGACCCTGGCCGCCCATGAGCTTCACGTACGCCCAGGAAATCGGCAGCACACCGGCAGAGCCATAACGTGACGCCGAGATGGCCACCCCGTGTCCTTCCTCGTGCGCCGCTTTGTTCGCGTCGCCCGGCATGAAGGGAGCCAGGTGGGCCTTGGCAGCTACAGGTCCAACGCCCGGTCCACCGCCACCGTGCGGGATGCAGAAGGTCTTGTGCAGGTTCAGGTGGGACACGTCGCCGCCGAACTTTCCCGGCTGGGCCAAGCCAACCAGGGCGTTGAGGTTGGCGCCGTCAACGTAGACCTGGCCGCCGGCTGCGTGGATCGCGTCGCAAACCTCGCGGACGTCGGCGTCGTACACACCGTGCGTGGACGGGTACGTGATCATGATGCAGGACAGCACGTCCTTGTTGGCCTCGATCTTGGCCGTCAGATCGGCATGATCAATAGTGCCGTCGGCAGCCGTAGCCACCACAACAACCTTCATGCCGGCCAGCACAGCCGAGGCAGCATTGGTCCCATGAGCCGAAGCAGGGATCAAGCAGACAGTGCGCTGCTCGTCGCCACGGGACAGGTGGTAGCCGCGGATCGCCAGCAAGCCGGCCAGCTCGCCCTGCGAACCGGCATTGGGCTGGATGGAGACCTGGTCGTAGCCGGTGATCTCCGTGAGGTCCGCCTCGAGGTCGGTGATCAGTTCACGCCAACCGGCCGTCTGGTGGTCGGGAGCGAACGGGTGGATGGAAGCGAACTCCGGCCACGAGATCGCTTCCATCTCGGCGGTCGCGTTGAGCTTCATGGTGCACGAGCCCAGCGGGATCATGGTTCGGTCCAGCGCGAGGTCCCGATCGGACAGCTTGCGGATATAGCGCAACAGCTGCGTCTCGGAACGGTGCGTATTGAACACCGGATGCTGCAGGAAATCGGAGGTGCGGACCACTTCAGAGGGCAGTTCGAACCCTGCGGCGTCCCTTACTGGACCGGCACCAAAGGCGACGGCCACCGCGGAGAGGACCTCCGGCGTCGTGGTTTCATCAACGGAAACGCCAACGGTGTCCGCGTCGATGAGCCGCAGGTTGATGCCGCGGGCTTCGGCGGCGGCGATGACCTTGTCAGCTTTGCCGGGAACGCGGACGGTGAGGGTCTCGAAGAAGGCCTCGGAGACGAGTTCGCGGCCGGCCTTCTGCAGTGCTGTAGCCAAAACACGGGCGTGCCCGTGGACTGTTTCGGCGATCGCCTTCAGGCCTTCGGGACCGTGGTACACGGCGTACATCGAGGCGACGATCGCGAGCAGAGCCTGAGCGGTGCAGATGTTGGACGTGGCCTTCTCGCGGCGGATGTGCTGCTCGCGGGTCTGGAGTGCCAGGCGGTAGGCAGGAACGCCGGCGTTGTCCTTGGAGACGCCCACGATGCGGCCGGGAAGCGTGCGCTCCATGCCTTCGCGGACGGCCATGTAGGCAGCGTGCGGGCCACCGAAGAACAGCGGCACACCGAAACGCTGTGCGGTTCCGACGGCGACGTCCGCACCTTGCTCGCCCGGGGGCGTGATGAGGGTGAGCGCCAGCAAATCGGCGGCAACCGTTACCAGGGCACCGCGTTCCTTCGCATCAGAAATGACGCCGGAATGGTCGAAAACGCGGCCCGAAACGCCAGGTTGCTGCAGGACGATACCGTTGATGTCGCCGTCCGGAAGGCCGGCCGACAGGTCCGCAATCTCAACCTCGAAGCCCAGCGCCTCGGCGCGGCCCTTCACTATCGCGATGGTCTGCGGGAGGAGGTCAGCGTCCAGAACAGTCTTCCCGTCCTTGGCAGCCTTGTTCTTGTTGGCCCGGCGCATCAGCAGCACAGCTTCAGCCACGGCGGTGGCTTCGTCCAGCAGCGAAGCGT
The sequence above is a segment of the Arthrobacter sp. StoSoilB22 genome. Coding sequences within it:
- a CDS encoding L-serine ammonia-lyase → MAVGVFDLFTVGIGPSSSHTVGPMRAGAVFARELRESGVLESVAGLRVDLYGSLAATGKGHGTFTAVLLGLEGFDPEKILPAEVEERLASIADTGKLNLAGGILLDYTLEDMVLHPLTVLPRHTNGMKFQVCDAEGNVVREATFFSVGGGFIVREGEEDAALEDLEESKKELPLPFRTAAELMGRCSSKGLGISDIMFINERASRSEEEIREGLLHIWAVMEACVETSLKREGVLPGGLKVRRRSPDWLERLLKEDKDRNDPKYWQEWVNLIALAVNEENASGGRVVTAPTNGAAGIIPAVLYYALNYAPGMDKATQRDRDDVVVKFLLAAGAVGVLYKEQASISGAEVGCQGEVGSASSMAAAGLAEVMGGTPGQVENAAEIAMEHNLGLTCDPIGGLVQIPCIERNAIAAAKAINAAKMALWGDGTHRVSLDEVIVTMRETGKDMSHKYKETAMGGLAVNVVEC
- the glyA gene encoding serine hydroxymethyltransferase translates to MNPVSVTDYQQVVSASLDAQLAELDPEIAAKIDDELGRQRDGLEMIASENHTAVAVMQAQGSVLTNKYAEGYPGKRYYGGCEHVDVIEQLAIDRLKALFGAEYANVQPHSGAQANASVMHALIKPGDTIMGLNLAHGGHLTHGMRINFSGKLYNVVPYGVRENTHTVDMAEVEALAQEHKPALIVAGWSAYARQLDFAEFRRIADSVGAYLMVDMAHFAGLVAAGLHPSPVPHAHVTTSTTHKTLAGPRGGIILSNDADIAKKINSAVFPGQQGGPLEHVIAGKAVAFKIAASEEFRERQERVLAGSRILAERLIQEDVAAKGISVVSGGTDVHLVLVDLRNCELNGQQAEDRLAAIDITVNRNAVPFDPRPPMVTSGLRIGTPALATRGFGEAAFREVADIIAEVLIADADADLSGLRRRVDVLAKAHPLYPGVANLSQ
- the gcvH gene encoding glycine cleavage system protein GcvH gives rise to the protein MSKVVAELKYSAEHEWVAVDGDGPVGIGISAVAADALGDIVYVDLPEVGSTVTAGETCGEVESTKSVSDLYSPVTGEVTEINDAVVSDPALINNDPYGAGWLFKVAATEEGPLMSAEEYAATNGGEL
- the gcvT gene encoding glycine cleavage system aminomethyltransferase GcvT yields the protein MSENYTALYEQHKKAGASFTDFGGWQMPLKYESELAEHHAVRKSAGLFDLSHMGEVWVSGPDAAAFLDYALVGKLSAIAVGKAKYSLICNADGGIIDDLITYRRPSPEEDVDRYLVVPNAGNAKVVAAALKDRSAGFDVVVEDASAETSLIAVQGPNAEAILLALVPTEQHALVTELKYYAAAEVGITFDGGTQDLLLARTGYTGEDGFEIYLPNVDAPGLWEALLDAGEGHGLIPAGLAARDSLRLEAGMPLYGNELSRHVNAYAAGLGPVVSLAKESDFIGRDALTAIKAAGVGSTLGQKLVGLKGAGRRAARAHYSVLKDGSLIGEVTSGQPSPTLGYPIALAYVDVEHSKPGTMVDVDLRGKAEAFEVVQLPFYKRQK
- the gcvP gene encoding aminomethyl-transferring glycine dehydrogenase, translating into MTVKSTPTAFADRHIGARRQADVDTMLKAIGYDSVDGLVDVAVPDSIRQDTALKLQDALTEVQVLAELRKLASKNKTAVQMIGQGYYDTVTPPVIRRNILEAPAWYTAYTPYQPEISQGRLEALLNFQTMVQDLTGLPIANASLLDEATAVAEAVLLMRRANKNKAAKDGKTVLDADLLPQTIAIVKGRAEALGFEVEIADLSAGLPDGDINGIVLQQPGVSGRVFDHSGVISDAKERGALVTVAADLLALTLITPPGEQGADVAVGTAQRFGVPLFFGGPHAAYMAVREGMERTLPGRIVGVSKDNAGVPAYRLALQTREQHIRREKATSNICTAQALLAIVASMYAVYHGPEGLKAIAETVHGHARVLATALQKAGRELVSEAFFETLTVRVPGKADKVIAAAEARGINLRLIDADTVGVSVDETTTPEVLSAVAVAFGAGPVRDAAGFELPSEVVRTSDFLQHPVFNTHRSETQLLRYIRKLSDRDLALDRTMIPLGSCTMKLNATAEMEAISWPEFASIHPFAPDHQTAGWRELITDLEADLTEITGYDQVSIQPNAGSQGELAGLLAIRGYHLSRGDEQRTVCLIPASAHGTNAASAVLAGMKVVVVATAADGTIDHADLTAKIEANKDVLSCIMITYPSTHGVYDADVREVCDAIHAAGGQVYVDGANLNALVGLAQPGKFGGDVSHLNLHKTFCIPHGGGGPGVGPVAAKAHLAPFMPGDANKAAHEEGHGVAISASRYGSAGVLPISWAYVKLMGGQGLTEATKSALLAANYVASRLDEHFPVLYTGEGGLVAHECILDLRELTARTGVTAEDVAKRLIDFGFHAPTLAFPVAGTLMVEPTESEDLAEIDRFIEAMITIRAEIEQVAGGDFTVEKSPLRNAPHTAAAVVSSDWDRDYPREQAAFPVHHLKQDKYFPPVGRIDGAAGDRNLVCSCPPLEDFEN